In Panulirus ornatus isolate Po-2019 chromosome 2, ASM3632096v1, whole genome shotgun sequence, the DNA window TAAAAAGAATGTTTTGATATTGGTTTTGTGAGAACAAAGGTGTTGTTATTCCTGGATGTGAGGGAGCCTGAATTTGGTGAGTGGTGAGGTATACGCATATTGGTTGGTGAAGACATTGATGAATGAAGCATGTTAGGTGGGGTACTGGAAGATCATACTGCTGTGATGACAGTCATAGGTATGTAATAATAGTGGCTGTAGGATGCAAATGACCTGTCcatctcccttctcttctctttattcttctttttctgttcacctttcctctcacctaattcttttgtttctttcctgCCCTGTTCCCCATTCCCCTCCATTCTTCTCAGCCATATTCCTTGTCCTTTTTCCTTactttttcacctttcttttatttgtcttttcGACTACTGTACACTGGTTTCCCTTCTTCCTGTAACTTCCTTAAGTTTttctcctccattttttttcttgtaatcccttcttttcttttcatttatcttaAATTTTCTCTTACCAAATTATTTGTTTTCTGGCCttcacatcattatcattgacTACCTTCATGTCATTCAACCTTGGTTACCTCCCCAACATTACCTAAGTGTCCCCTAATTACTTCCTAGTCACCCAGGTTTTCATTCAGTTTCATGTATTACCTCCTGACCAACTCCCTATCCATATTTCTCACTGGGAACTTTACATTCATAAACATTCCCCTTTTGTTTAGCACCTCTGCAGTAACCCCCAGTATCCATACAGAAAACTGGGAATCAAGGTTGTTGATGAATTCCCGCATGTCAAGGTAGTAAGTAAGGCCAGGATATCAACTTAGTAAACAAATTCCATATGGCAAGAGTGCAGAGAAAATTTGGATGTCAGAACTACAGTTACACTGCTGGGTTGAGGCAGTAAGCTAGTTTTGGATGTTTTACCATTTCACATATCCAGATTTTGAGAGAAAACTTATCTAAAGTGTTCAGAAAGAAAGAAACTAAATTCAATATATTAAGGCCGTAATGGAAGCTTATACATCATGGTTGAATAATAACGGTTATCAAATTAAGAATCTTAAATGTAAGAGCATTAAAGATCTTTCCTACTCTCTCAACCTTACCCTTGGCCAGAAATCCTGGATGCTGAGGGAGTAAGTAAAGCGGGTGACATGTCCTGCGATCACTGGACATTCCATCTCTCCGTCACAGGCATCACGTTCCTGGCCAGGCAGTGGCACCTCAAACCAAGAGTTCCAGCGCACATAAGAGTCCACTGTAGTAGAGTTAATATCTGCCAAGAGATGATGAGCATTATATATGTATTAGCATTACTCTCTCAAGATTCTGTTAAAAGACATGGTTAGTTTATGGACCTTAGTCATGAAAATGGTGAGAAAGCCCTTGAACATGGTGAAATGTACTGTGGACACCTTTGATATTAACATAGCATGTCAGAAAGAGTACTAGAGCCTGCTAGATTAAAGTATCTTATGGAGGACACTACCTATCTTGTCTACAACCTGGCTAAACCAGACCAACAGTGTCAACTTGGCCTTTTATGCTAGAAAAcatgcaaaggaaagaaaacaacaGAAACTATAAGACTACAGACCACCAATGGAAAATTTCTTATACAGATTAAAGAGAAATGAAGACTTATTTGGATTACAAAATGTGAGGACTAAAGGGAACTGAAGAATGTATTTTGGTTACATGATATGAggtgaattatcatcattaaaaaTCACATTTAAAGAGAATACCATTAGAAAAATTATTTCAAATCATTCTGGCATGAGGGAGGATGTGCCCAGCTGTAGTTCATGTCAACTAAGAGAGGAGATACCAAATACTAAGAGAAGCGTGAGGATTCTAGTGAATACTGAATGGTTGATGAGCTTAATTTGTGCAGTGAACACCAGAAGTGCTGCAGAGGCTGGCAAAGAGAAGAGCTAAAAGGATCAAAGATGTGTATCCTGGAAGAAGAATGGGAAATGAAAGGatgaaagatatattttcttgGGTTTTAGCGACAAGTTTTGAGATGTAAGGAACCTATACAAGTTAGAGAATGACACAGATGAAACTTGTACTTCCAGACAACTTCCCTAAATTGCAGAATTGACATTAGGTATGAGAaaatattctgtgtgtgtgaggaatgtggTGTCAGCTCCTCTGAAATTGGGATATAGTAAGATAtaatgtattttgattttttcaacaACATGAGAAATTTTCAAGGCAAGTCACTCATTGAAATTATTAGATCCTGTCATTTCACACTCAAAAGGTGTGCATATTACCACCCAGACTTGTACCATGGGTCCAGCCAAGCAACCGTTGCCATGATAtgatccccttctctctctctttctcatggcagtgcacctgccacactcacctgggatGAAGACTGCACGTAAGTTGTGGGTGTTACCCACCCTGACTTCACACACTCCACGACGGTTAGCACAAGTCATGAATACGGCGCGAGGCATCTTCTCCTCTGTACCAGGGAAACACAGTCCAAGAGAGTTAAAATTACACTTTTTGTTTCTCATGACACTTCTCACAAGCCCAACTACAAGATGCATAAACCATTGGATTAAGGCATTATTACAATGGCATTATATCAATTGTAAAAATGTATGAACAGTGAAATATCAGAGTAAAATGTCTAATTTGATGATACTAGGTAGTTATAAGAGGGAAGATTGTCTACCTGCGGAGCAACGGGCATACAAGATCCTGCGAGGCTGGAACGCATGTGAAGGGATGACCACCAGAGCGGCCATCAgcgccaccagcatcaccacccgcGCCATTATCCTTGTGCAGCTAAGCCCTGTGGCAATATATTAACATCTCAGTGATCAAGCATCATGTTTTCTGCTGTGCTGTATGAAATGTATTTGATAAAACCCTGTTGCACAAAGGGTATCAATGGATTTTTCCTCATTTTGGTAGTGCCTTTCTTTATATAGATAGCATCTATCATTTCCTGTCTCATCTTTGCAGCCGATTGTTGATTATACAATTACATAAGCCCATGAGCAGTGATACATCATCTACCTTCTGCCCCACACCATGTAGATACTGTCTTACAGTCTCACCAGGTCCCATACCACGTGGATACTGTCTTGCAGTCTCACAGACCCCACACCACATGGATACTGTCTCAGTCTCACCATGCCTCACACCAAGTGGCTACTGCCTTAAGCCTTACCAGGCCCCTCACCATGTGGCTACTGTCTCACTTGAGCCCACTCAAGCTCATATTATCAACCTCCAACCGGTATTTGTGAGAGCTCATGACCAATTATTTGCTGCACCACCAACCTAGAGGAGGAGACTttcaagcagccagttctcgggagggCAGACCATCCAAAGTAATAAGTTAATaagtaatatatgtatgataGAAAATGGTGGTGGAGTAGGGGCATtgacatgagaagaaaggggTTCCAATTGAGATTTAAGGAAAGGTGAGACAATAAGGCAAATTTTGGTCTGTCTAGAAGAAAGCTGGACAGCAACCCACTTCACCCATATAGATTAACAGTATTGAATAAATTAGCCTGTGTCCAGCTGGTGCACATGCTTTCAACAGAAACATCAAGACAAACCTAAACCCAAGATTTTTAAGACTTCTGTGTTGTATTCTGCCCCAGGGCAACACAGTAACTCCTATAGTGTCACGGCAAGTCCTGCAGTTGTATCCTTTGGGGTGACACCGATGTTGGTTTCAGTAAACTTATTCTCAGAGGGTTTATGATGAACAGTGTTACCTTAGACTAACATGACTTGGAGGGTGTTATTTATGGCCAGACGATAATCATGCATTTAGGAAACGCATCATCTTCGATAGTCATTTTCCTGTCATATTTCATTCTTGCCTGGGAGGGACATTAGATTATTAAATCACACGTGGATACCATTACTTTGCTCAGAGAAACAATAAAGGATGGTAGAGACTTACCAGAAGTACCACAGACCTAGTTAGTTTGTGGAATACTTGTTcagagattggggggggggggttacttacAGTTGTTACCATATCATTCTATAACTAACGCAACATATGACAGTGTTTTGAAATTCCCTGCTGCTTGGTTAAATTAATGACTTTTTCTTGAATATGATTCCTTCGTATAAGTGCTTAGGTGTTATTTTTGGAAATTTTTAGTAATTTTCGGCCTGGTTTTATAAATAACTTTATTTTCCTAATATCTGGCTGCGATGCATGGAATGTGCATTATTCCGTGTGTAGTGTACCTGTATTTACTTACACTTTCGAGatacagatatgtatatttcattgctTATTTAGACAAAGAATTTGTTGTATGTCGAAGTCGCTTAAATAACTTCACTGTATTTCACTGTGTTTACAAGTACATTCTGACTAGAATTTCCATACGTGTTCACGTTAATTCATAGACTAATTACGGTTGAAAATTTATATTACATCATCATGCTTATAATTATCGTATGTGTCATAAGCAGTGTTAGCGCCTCTATCTATCTGATTACTGTTACATGTCGATTGTGAAGATAGTTATGATGAAGGCTTAAAAGCCATGGTCTCTACTGATAGTGATGAAGATTAAGAGCTGGGAAGTTCAAAAGTGCATTAAGGGTCATGTCTTTTGATTGTTCTAACGCTATTATCAGTACCCTTGTCTAGAAGTCTCTTGAAATAAGTACCAGAGGTCATTGTAGTAGTGGTATTCTACTTGATGCGCGGTTCCTCTCGAGTCTCGCTGCACTCAGAGAGTAGAGTCGCGCCCGAAGACAGGGTCAAAATTTGTGTGGCTCATTTGGCGAGATACTGCGCAAATTTCACGCGTTGTGTCTTGAGTACGCAGAAGAGGGAAAAAATCAGGCTTTTTGGCAAGAATGACGATACGCACACAAGTTATCAGTAAAGGCCACTGGTGACATTTGGCAAATCTAGTCAGCCACTCAAGTGACTGCATTCATCGAGCGTTTGCTGGCAGTCATTTTAAATAGAGACAAGGAATCAGTTCATGGTAGTGTGAagtgtcgtactcaaaggtcagtGTTACTGGGTTTACTTTGCTCAACTAGGTCACAACAGTGGAAGACGAGGGATTCTGTTCTGACGGAGTGACCCAACGTTGTGTGGAATATTGTATAATCATGTTGCTGTGCAAGGTTCTCGTAATAGAAAACTTGATTTTTTTCCGGAGCTTTCTTAAATCCGCgatttttcttttccagaaaGCATTATGAAAGACTACCCAAAGCTTTTAGCACTACTAACAACACATCAATAGATATAAATGTACATCTATGAGTATGGTGAACACTCACGATCTTCGATAATTATATGAAATTGCACGTTGACAGACACAGCCTTTATTGAAATGGTTGCGTATTCCAGGACTTGAGGTCAAAGTATCCTGTTCGAGACGTACCATACGATCCCTGAGTTGACATCCATTCTACGTGGGTTCCTTAACACGGACCAGGAAGCTTGAGTTGCGCATCTATCGTGGCTTTTGGCGGGTACGGCACACCGAGGACTGTAGGTTGTTTCGTGCAGTAAAATGTGTCACCAGCCAAACCTGTGAGCCCTAAGAGGAACAGGGACTTATGCACATTTTCTCAAGTAATTGATCAGATACAGGCGTACGTATATAATGGTGTCTCAAAGGTCCGTCGACGTAAATATATAATCCATCTTGATGCTGATAACTTTTAAGAATGTTAAACAGAGTAAACAGCCTTGAGGAACAGAGTGCGTCTGCTGGGTGACTCAAGTGGAAATAAAGACAAATAAACATCTTGCGtgttgccattttctgcatgtaACTTGATGCCCATAAGACATGCCGCGTTGGCTAGCTGCAGCCTCTCTTCGGTCAGCTGGTGTCTACTATTTGCAGGAGACACTTCTAAATAGgagtgatgaaaaagaaaaagtcctTAGGAGTAAATTTGGCAGATTCCGTTGTGAGAGCGCAAATAGATACTCAGAAAAAAAGTCAAAATCCCTTGACCTGGTTAACAGACAGATGCTTTGTAAAGAAGCCAACATGTGTCGTCTGTACGGTGGGAGGCTCCTCTCCGTTTACAGGACTCATCTAAGGACTATACTTATCCAGTGTTGTAGAGTTCTCTTGCCAGAACTGCTGCCTATACAAGTGGCAGTTTATGGTTAAGGTCGTACATTATGCAGTAGATCTTCAAAGAGTCTAAATTTAGAGCTGAAGGTCACAGTAGTGCTGCAGTGAGTCTACTCAGGTCAGTCCCTGACTAAGATATCGAGTCTCGCTACAGGGCCATCGTAACAttgtgatgatgagtgatgacaaCTGTTGTAGAGTAAGTTTAATTATTTCGATAAAGATATGATGAATACTCTTGGCATATGATAAGTTAGAGTAAAAATAAAACATGGATTCACACCTTATGAACAGTAGTAGTTGAAGCCTCACTCCAGTTGTTTTGAGCATACGAGAGGCACTTTGGGTTAAAAGGCAGTAACGAACTAAAAATTGCGATGCGGGCGCAAGAGTCTGGGAAGCTCGGAGTGTTGAGGGTTTAGATGTTTTTCTAAGCTTCATTTCGTTCGATTTCATGTTTGTACAAAAATCTTGTTTTCAACTTTTGCGTCAATTTAGGACATCATTACTCattatgacattaaaatgatTTTCTGGTTGCAACCCACAAGGTTGCGAAGCATTTATAAtctagaatgtgtggaagtcgagaacattatctcggaaagcaaaaatgggtatgtttgaaggaatagtggttccaacaatgttgtatggttgcgaggcgtggactatggatagagttgtgcgcaggaggatggatgtgctggaaatgagatgtttgaggacaatgtgtggtgtgaggtggtttgatcgagcaagtaacgtaagggtaagagagatgtgtggaaataaaaagagcgtggttgagagagcagaagagggtgttttgaaatggtttggtcacatggagagaatgagtgaggaaagattgaccaagaggatatatgtgtcggaggtggagggaacgaggagaagagggagaccaaattggaggtggaaagatggagtgaaaaagattttgtgtgatcggggcctgaacatgcaggagggtgaaaggagggcaaagaatagagtgaattggagcgatgtggtataccggggttgacgtgctgtcagtggattgaatcaaggcatgtgtatgggggtgggttgggccatttctttcgtctgtttccttgcgctacctcgcaaacgcgggagacagcgaaaaaaaaaaaaaaaaaaaaaaaaaaaaaaatatatatatatatatatatatatatatatatatatatatatatatatatatatatatatatatatattcctatgagtccacggggaaaatgaaacacgatacgttcccaagtgcactttcgtgtaataatcacatcatcaggggagacacaagagagaaatataagtcagctgatatacatcgaagagacgaagctaggacgccatttggtaaacatgtgattgtccaaatggcgtcctagctttgtctcttcgatgtatatcaactgacttatatttctctcttgtgtctcccctgatgatgtggttattacacgaaagtgcacttgggaacgtatcgtgtttcattttccccgtggactcataggaataccttgatcacgcgcaaaattgtgatcctttccaatatatatatatatatatatatatat includes these proteins:
- the LOC139753986 gene encoding mite group 2 allergen-like Ixo r 2, giving the protein MARVVMLVALMAALVVIPSHAFQPRRILYARCSAEEKMPRAVFMTCANRRGVCEVRVGNTHNLRAVFIPDINSTTVDSYVRWNSWFEVPLPGQERDACDGEMECPVIAGHVTRFTYSLSIQDFWPRNEYPVIWTLTDKETDTPLVCFKFKINIV